In Setaria viridis chromosome 5, Setaria_viridis_v4.0, whole genome shotgun sequence, the genomic stretch GCCATCGCGTCGCACTCGCGTCATTGAGATGGGTGGATGCTTGTACTCCTAGTAATGAGATGAAAAGGACCGGTTGATACCTCTGGATGAAGCCGTATCCATGGCTGCCCATGACGAGCAGGTCGGCGCCCACCTTGTCGGCGGCGTCGCAGATGACGTCCCGCGGGTCCCCGCTCTCCACCAGCGTCTCGACCGCCAAGTGCGGGTGCTCGGCGCAGAGGCGCTTGGCCTtgtcgacggccgccgccgagacggcggtggcgtgcCTCTCAACGCTCGCCAGCACGTCCGAGGTCATGATGTACCCTGCGTGCAGCAGCGCGTCGCAACTTGTTACGGTGAGCCTGGAAAAACAACGCGCACGCAACCTACCAACTGATGCGGTAGCGATACCTACCTGCGCTGTCCATGGCGGCGTAGacggggcgcgggcggcgcgcgtgCACGAGGAGGAGcgtgtcgccgcccgccggggaGACGACGTTGGCGAGGCACCAGGTGAGCGCGTGCACGCTCTCCTCGCCCTCGTCCACGGCCACCACGATGCGGCGCCCGgctccggcggctccggcggcggcggtggcggggggaGCGGCGGATGCCATGCTGGAGAACTGAGCACGAGGATCGCTGGACGAATTGTTGTTGGGGGGGGAGCGGAGCGGGTCGCACAAGAATTGGATGCTGCTATCGATGGCGATGACGATGAGAAGGGGCTGAGGGGAGAGGCCTGCTTTAAAACAGGGGGAGAAGCCCGCGGCTAGGTGCTCTGCACGGGCTGCCACGGCGCCTGGCTGGCTGTCCCCGTCTCCGTGTGACACTGCCCTGGgtttgggcggccgcggccgccgctgggTTTATCCTCACCGCCCCGGTTTTTCCCGCTTCCCGAAACACCCATCCGATCCGGTGATCCCGATGTCCTACCTAGTACGAGGAACGGTCATGAGGACCAGCCGGACCAGCAACTTATGTGTGAATGTGTCTACGTGGGTAGCATCTGGTGGTGCCATTTCAAACGTGCGTTGAAAGTGAAACCCAATGGATTTTTACGAAACTAACCTTGTTCTCCAAAGAAACTGATGGATTTGAAGGCAAATGCATCTATTTGGCTTACAATGACACAcgttttgttctttttttcttttttaacagGAGAGGAGAACGTTTTGGCCAATTAGGCTTTGGCAGGCTCTTCTTCGTAGTGAGCCCAAGCGACAGGAGGATCACCATCCACGGCCCCCGAAGCCCGTTTCGTAATGGGTCGAGTAGAACTGAGCACGTCGCTTGGACTGGACTAGAAAGAGGTCGGGTCACTGTTCCTTTCACGGAAAACCTATCCATCTTTCGGAAGGTGGATAGAAGCTTCACCTTCTATTGTTGGAGATTCGTGTGGCTGCTGTGGGCCGCACGATCTCCTCCATCCTCACCATCGTCTCCCCCGACGTTCACGCGTCAACGCGGAGGGGGCTAGGGGGTGCGAGCTAGGTGGAGGGGTGGGTGGTGGGCAGGAGTGACCGGTGGTGGCCGAGGTCGGCGGGGGCAGGTGGCGGGTGGCGgaggttagggtttggggtttCGGGGGGGCTTCAATGGCTGTCGGACTTAGAAAACGAGGTCGGGGAGGGGGGGTTGCGGCAGGTccggcgatggtggtggtgcggccgccGGCAGAGGCAAGGTGGCGTgggagcgccggcggccgggcaaGGCCGGACAGCCGGttggcggtggctggcggcgggtCGAGAAAGGCTGCTAGGTTAGGAGCCAACCTTTCTTTCACGCACCCCCTTCCCCTTTTCGATTGCACACACGAGGCGCCGCGAGAGCCGGAGAGAGAAAGCACCACACCGCTCGCCGCCACACGACAGCGAAACCAAGCCAAAACCATGGCCGCCAACCTCTGCCGCCTCGCCTCGACATCCGCGTCCGTCCTCTCCTGCCAGCCCCAACCTCCTAGTCCtccgccctccctcctcctccacctcaagcTCTCCAGTTCCGCCCCTCCGCGACGGATCCGCCGGCGCTGGAGGTCGCCAGGAAGGCGAAGGGAGAGGAAGCCGCGGGAGACAAGGGCTCCGGCGAGgggaaggcggaggcggcggtagaggaggaggataaCGACAGCGGCGTGCATGTGAACAAGGCCACCGGCGAGATCGGCGCCCCGCGTGGGCCCGAGCTCGTGCAGGATGGCGACTGGGAGCACGGCGGCCGCTGCTCCGATTTCTGAACTGCCCCGCCATGAACCCTGCGAGGTGAGATCGTGGGCAGCGGGTTACGTGTGTTGTGCGTTTGGATTTGCTCTATGATATGATGCTAGTCGTTTTAGTAATCTGTGCAAGGATGGTGTGATAtacagggggtgtttggatacgaggtgctaaactttaggagtgtcacatcggatgttcggatgctaattagaaggactaaacatgagctaattataaaactgattgcagaacccctatactaattcgcgagatgaatctattgagcctaattaatcaataattagcacatgtttactgtagcagcacattgtcaaatcatggactaattaggcttaatagattcgtcttacgaattagactccatatgtacaataggttttgtaaatagtctatgtttactcctaattagtatccaaacatccgatgtgacgggtactaaactttaggaggtgtatccaaacacccttatAATACTGTTAAAAATGTGTTTTGCTTTGTCCTCTGGGGAATGAATAAAATGAGTTGACATCATTCAATTCAGAATGTTCAGAGCATCTCGATCGCCTTTGCTTGCATTGGTGCCTTAGATTCTCCAATTTCGTGCTGCTATATTGAACTGGTGCAGCTATTTGGTTACTGCATCCTCGTTAATTACAAGAACAGAAACAATGGGATGCAGAGCAGATCACTATGACTTCTTGAATTTCAAATGAGAGAAGGGCAAAAAATTCCTTGCTCCGGTTTGTGCCTCGTTAAATTGTATTCCtagtcaattttttttctcaattgaTTTCACTCGCACAGAGCTATTCATGGTTGAGCCTTATGTTGATGGGTGAGGGCTACTGTGTTGTTTGCTTTTGGTGGGGCGAATTGGGGTTACTCTCATGTGTTTCGGATTCAGGCAACTGAAGCCTGTTGATAGTTGAGACTGTAGTGGTGACGCCTTTCAAAAAGAAACTGTAGTGGCGACATGTATCGATTTTCTTATTGGGATCATTCATCAGTTGGATATATTTAGCTATGCTCTGTCTGCAATGGCATATCTGGGCAAGGGCCAGCATACGGCCGGCAAACCCGTCTTCGATGCATGGTGAAGTCTGAAGGTCGGAGTTTACTTTTATAGTCTTATTTGATGATCTTATGGTCTGTAGCCTGAAGCATGAGAGTCCTCTGGCTGCTGAAGTCTAAAGTTCAAAGTTTGCTGATACAGTCACATTTGATCATGGTGTGGTCTGTAGCCTGAAGCATGAGAGTACATGTGCTATCATGGTGTAGGCAGGATGGTACATAAACCTGAATAAAATGTTAAGCATGAGGGTACATGGGCTATCTTAGGTTGTGGTCTTCAACGCTGCTGCAACGTTAACAGCATCAACCTCGACCACAATCCTTTGTGCTCCCGCTCGCGGTGCTGCTTTGGTTGCTTCCGTACAAGGTAATATTTTCTGCCTCAAACGACTCGGCAACATATGAGAGGTCTCCTGCACCTCCAATGATGACGTCACCATCATGTATCTGAGAACAAATCCCTTGCCTTGCCACCATTGGCAGTACCAGGTCAGAAAGCAGCATCGCTATTGAGTTTCATTGTCATCCACCCTTCCTCTGGCTTCCTCCATTTGCTTCTGTGCCCATAGCCTTGTTGCCATAGGCCGTGGTATGCCGTATGACGCTTCTAACACAGAAGTAGTCGCTCATATGTATGTTTGCAAATGCACCCTTATGAACTCACGTGAGCCCTACCCATGGAAGTGTCCAGGAGAATGGGCTGGCAGCTCTTGATTTTGGTGAAGTCATCACAAGAATAATATTGTTGGTGAACACGTCGTCTACCACTGGAGTCCATGTTGAGTTGATTACACTAACCCAAGTGGATAGATTTAAAGATAAATAAATGTTTAATACAGAATAAGAACAATATTATTCAACCAAATACATTTAATGTGCTGACAACACTTTAGATCCAAGAATTTCTTGGACCTAGGAATGACTGGCTCTAAAAAAAGTTTCTTAGAGCTAGAGCTATGCTAAAGAAGCCCTAGACAAATGCAAGAGTGGAGCTCCGTGCCATAAACAACCTTAATTGCACGGATATTTTCATGTAATAATTAAGATGACGGTATCTTTGGTGCTTGTTTTGGACAAGTTAGAAGGAAAAatgcaccatcggatgttccgatggcccACCGAAGCAAGCGTCGGACTaaccatcggagcaattggtacaacgggaaaaataggaaaaatctcgagtgcaccggatgatccgatggagGTCATTTTACAAGGTCAGAGCAATTTGCTAAGGAGGCAGAGGAAACCCTATAGCATCGGATGTTTTGACGCCCTATGTAGTTGACCGTCGGACGAAGCAAATTTACTTTGAAATCAAACAGAAGGTTTTGGCTAGAATTGCTTCAGTACCGGATGATCTGTCAGCCCCATTGGAGAAAGCATCGGAGCAATGATATCAGGGGGATTCAACGGTTACGTGACGTGAGTAgtggcaccggatgatccgatgggagCATCGGATAAAGCGTCACATAAATTTCTGAGGAATTTGggcggggtggaggaggaggcggcggcggcgttgggagtccccacccggtactagagggcctcCGGGGGATCCCAAACTTGGATCCAGTAGGTCCAaaagtgaccggtactaaacCTAGGGACGAGAGGTCATTTTTATAGTAGTGCATGTACACGGGACCCACATCAACTATGAGCTATCAACTAATTTATAAACTTATACTATTGGAGACGCCAACTTTGGGCCCAAGGACCAAAGCTATTTATGTCAATGATCTTTTTCACGAGCCAGGAACTTGTGTATATGTGATTTATTGTGGCGTTTTTGTTTGATGTCTGTGGTCATTACCTGAATAGTTTATATtatgaaaa encodes the following:
- the LOC117856023 gene encoding universal stress protein PHOS34, yielding MASAAPPATAAAGAAGAGRRIVVAVDEGEESVHALTWCLANVVSPAGGDTLLLVHARRPRPVYAAMDSAGYIMTSDVLASVERHATAVSAAAVDKAKRLCAEHPHLAVETLVESGDPRDVICDAADKVGADLLVMGSHGYGFIQRAFLGSVSNHCAQNCKCPVLIVKRPKE